Proteins encoded together in one Erinaceus europaeus chromosome 11, mEriEur2.1, whole genome shotgun sequence window:
- the TSLP gene encoding thymic stromal lymphopoietin encodes MEESLEPSTWLDALLFVLPVFFRKIFLLQLVGLVLTYDFNSCDFASIKMDYLRTISKELEKCVDEDTSAELDSHLECEEKVSRSSSAVYFLRRDSKGIQGKKMLRCIETQPSECLTEIELLTFNSKDGCPSSLAKSTFAKKIKASFTLHCPDYPGIQINNNWTVKKKNRRKREDKICECPALVSVLKELWYRFSRLTKPPSKS; translated from the exons atgGAAGAAAGTTTGGAGCCAAG TACATGGCTTGATGCATTATTGTTTGTTCTACCAGTTTTTTTCAGGAAAATCTTCCTCTTGCAATTGGTAGGACTCGTGCTGACCTACGATTTCAATAGTTGTGACTTTGCTTCGATTAAAATGGACTATCTGAGAACCATTTCTAAAGAGCTGGAGAAGTGTGTGGATGag GATACAAGTGCCGAGTTGGACAGCCACCTAGAATGTGAGGAAAAGGTGAGCAGATCATCCAGTGCAGTTTACTTTCTCCGGAGAGACTCCAAGGGCATTCAGGGAAAGAAGATGCTGCGGTGTATAGAAACCCAGCCG TCCGAGTGTCTCACTGAAATCGAACTTCTTACCTTCAACTCCAAGGATGGTTGCCCGTCGTCACTGGCCAAGAGCACCTTCGCTAAAAAAATTAAGGCTTCGTTCACTCTCCACTGCCCAGACTACCCTGGAATTCAG ATAAATAACAACTggacagtgaagaaaaaaaatagaagaaaaagagaagacaaaaTATGTGAATGTCCAGCATTAGTCTCAGTATTAAAAGAATTGTGGTATCGATTCAGTCGATTGACAAAACCACCTAGTAAATCTTAA